In one window of Nicotiana tabacum cultivar K326 chromosome 12, ASM71507v2, whole genome shotgun sequence DNA:
- the LOC142167128 gene encoding uncharacterized protein LOC142167128, which produces MSKFDIKYKLRTTIKSQVLADFVADFSSGLLPQATKEAMMILTSWVWTLFTDEASNIKGSELGIVLIMPSGETLRQAIMTVHLTNNEAEYEALIAGLQLALRLDFEVIKIKCDSQLVVNQVYGIFNTKEECMQQYVVKVQALLARFREWSITYIPREEIAEADALVNLRSSTETKGSESGSVVQLMNSVLDTDGYYEVNSASLVWDWKNKIIDYLKHRKLPEDPKISRALRAKAARYSFKGGQLYKKSFQGPLARCI; this is translated from the coding sequence atgagtAAGTTCGACATAAAATACAAGCTGAGGACTacgattaagtcacaagtcttggctgacttcgtggccgatttcagttcGGGATTATTGCCTCAGGCTACCAAGGAAGCAATGATGATACTGACATCatgggtttggaccttatttacggatgaagcttccaacataaaagggtccGAGCTTGGTATAGTCTTAATCATGCCTTCGGGGGAAACCCTGAGGCAAGCCATCATGACGGTCCAtttaactaataatgaagcagagtatgaagctttgattgcaggactccAGTTGGCCCTGAGACTTGATTTCGAGGTCATCAAAATCAAATGTGACtcacagctggtggtaaatcaggtctacgggatcttcaaTACCAAAGAGGAgtgcatgcaacaatacgtggtaaaggttcaAGCTCTGCTGGCACGATTCCGAGAATGGTCAATTACTTATATCCCAAGGGAAGAAATTGCTGAAGCAGACGCATTGGTAAACCTAAGATCATCAACAGAAACAAAGGGATCAGAATCCGGGTCGGTAGTACAATTGATGAATTCAGTCTTGGATACAGATGGTTATTACGAGGTAAATTCAGCTagtctggtctgggactggaAGAATAAAATTATCGATTATCTCAAACACAGAAAGCTACCTGAAGACCCTAAAATATCTCGGGCGCTACGCGCCAAAGCAGCGCGATATAGCTTCAAGGGAGGCCAATTGTATAAAAAATCTTTTCAAGGCCCGTTGGCCAGGTGCATATGA
- the LOC142167129 gene encoding uncharacterized protein LOC142167129 gives MAEDLELWDVICDGPFVPTKNLGYPAVSIRKTRKEFNDADRKAIEKNFRAKKILVCGIGPDEYNRISACQSAKEIWEALQTAHEGTTQVKQSKIDMFTTEYELFRMKDDESIQDMHTRFTSIINELHSLGETIPRNKLVRKILSVLPSSWESKVNAITEAKDLQILTIDELVVGSEATEYDSIFALMAQSDDDEDGNDDEVNFLDV, from the exons atggctgaagatttAGAGCTATGGGATGTTATATGTGATGGACCCTTTGTTCCCACCAAGAATCTTGGCTACCCAGCTGTATCCATTCGCAAGACGAGGAAGGAATTCAATGACGCTGATCGAAAGGCCATAGAAAAGAActttcgtgcaaagaaaattcttgtttgTGGCATTGGTCCTGATGAATATAACAGGATATCGGCATGCCAATCAGCAAAAGAAATATGGGAGGCTCTTCAGACAGCTCACGAAGGAACAACACAGGTTAAGCAATCCAAGATCGACATGTTCACAACTGAATacgagctcttcaggatgaaagATGATGAATCCATCCAAGATATGCATACTCGCTTCACCTCCATCATTAATGAGCTTCactctcttggtgaaactattccaaGAAACAAGCTTGTCAGAAAAATCCTTAGTGTACTgcccagttcttgggaaagcaaagtgaaTGCCATTACAGAGGCGAAGGACTTGCAGATACTGACCATAGATGAACTTGTTG TGGGAAGTGAAGCAACTGAGTAtgactcaatctttgccttgatggctcagtctgatgatgatgaagatggcAATGACGATGAGGTAAATTTTCTGGATGTTTAG